One segment of Triticum aestivum cultivar Chinese Spring chromosome 2A, IWGSC CS RefSeq v2.1, whole genome shotgun sequence DNA contains the following:
- the LOC123184680 gene encoding transcription factor MYB2-like, with the protein MACDQRGMRGEETAAGEEEMLRRGPWTVEEDVLLANYIAANGEGRWNALARRAGLKRTGKSCRLRWLNYLRPDLRRGGMTAEEQLLVLELHARWGNRWSKIAQHLPGRTDNEIKNYWRTRVQRHAKQLRCDVGSQRFRDLVRGLWIPRLLERIHAANSSGEGDVIAQATAAALPVAADGRCWAVDDVFDLGPGAAAADVELSCTTALSSSSSVSTDGCGVQPLPPPAPMVATAESAHGSVVSSAAMHDTALWQPPQTHGGLMMTQEQQHHQRAESQLLGAETWWSDQTSLHAGLYADVGFPELEFGGETMWGACADDLWCTDMLGL; encoded by the coding sequence ATGGCGTGTGATCAGCGGGGGATGAGAGGCGAGGAgacggcggcgggggaggaggagatgcTCCGGCGCGGGCCGTGGACGGTGGAGGAGGACGTGCTCCTCGCCAACTACATCGCCGCCAACGGCGAAGGCCGGTGGAACGCGCTGGCCCGGCGCGCGGGGCTGAAGCGCACCGGCAAGAGCTGCCGCCTGCGGTGGCTCAACTACCTGCGGCCGGACCTGCGGCGCGGCGGCATGACGGCGGAGGAGCagctgctcgtcctcgagctgcaCGCGCGGTGGGGCAACCGGTGGTCCAAGATCGCGCAGCACCTCCCCGGCCGCACCGACAACGAGATCAAGAACTACTGGCGGACGCGGGTGCAGCGCCACGCCAAGCAGCTGCGGTGCGACGTCGGCAGCCAGCGGTTCAGGGACCTCGTGCGCGGCCTCTGGATCCCCCGCCTCCTGGAGCGCATCCACGCCGCCAACAGCTCCGGCGAAGGGGACGTGATAGCGCAGGCCACGGCGGCCGCGCTGCCGGTCGCGGCCGACGGGCGGTGCTGGGCCGTCGACGACGTGTTCGACCTCGGCCCGGGCGCCGCGGCGGCCGACGTGGAGCTTTCCTGCACCACCGccctgtcgtcgtcgtcgtccgtgTCCACGGACGGCTGCGGCGTGCAGCCCCTGCCCCCGCCGGCGCCCATGGTGGCTACCGCCGAGAGCGCGCACGGAAGCGTCGTCAGCAGCGCTGCCATGCACGACACGGCGCTCTGGCAGCCGCCGCAGACGCACGGCGGCCTCATGATGACCCAAGAACAACAGCACCACCAACGGGCAGAGTCGCAGCTGCTTGGAGCCGAGACGTGGTGGTCCGACCAGACCTCGCTCCACGCGGGGCTGTACGCCGACGTGGGCTTCCCGGAGCTGGAGTTCGGCGGCGAGACCATGTGGGGCGCCTGCGCCGATGACCTGTGGTGCACGGACATGCTGGGGCTGTGA